A window of Stenotrophomonas indicatrix genomic DNA:
AACATCGGCTGCCCACGGGCACGCCCGGCGAGCCTGGCGCGGCACCGTTGCCGCCCGGTCGCCTGCAGTTCGAACAGGTTGCGGCGGCCCTGCTGGCCGATGGCGTGGTGGCTGCGCACGAGCGTGAGCGCATCCGTTTTTCCGCACAGGGCGCCCGCAATGCCAGTGAAGTGCATCCACTGGTGCTGCTGTCCAACCTCAAGCTGGCCGCCAGCGACGGCGGCGACCTCAATCTGGAACGCCTCACCGAGTGGCTGGCCCAGCGCACCGGCAGCCGCTACCTGCGCATCGATCCGACCCGGGTCGACGTCGCCTCGGTCACCGCCGTGGCCTCGCACGCCTACGCGCGCCGCCATCGCTTCCTGCCGCTGGCGGTGGATGGCGAACGCGTGCTGGTGGCCACCAGCGAGCCGCTGGCACAGGAATGGCTACGCGACCTGCAGCACCTGACCCGCCTGCGCATCGAGCTGGCGGTGGTCAATCCGCTGGACCTGCACCGCTACACCATGGAGTTCTTCGGCGTCACCCGCTCGGTGCGCGGTGCCCGTGGCGACGTACGGGGTGAGGCCAACACCACCCTGCCCAGCTTCGAGCAGCTGGTGGAACTGGGCCGCACCGGCGACGTCAATGCCGACGACCAGCACATCGTGCACATCGTCGACTGGCTGCTGCAGTACGCCTATGAGCAGCGCGCCTCGGACATCCACCTGGAGCCCCGCCGCGACATGGGCCGCATGCGCTTCCGCATCGACGGCGTGCTGCACAAGGTGTTCGAAGTGCCGCCGGCGGTGATGACCGCCGTGGTCAGCCGTATCAAGGTGCTCGGACGCATGGACCTGGCCGAGCGCCGGCGCCCGCAGGATGGTCGCATCAAGACCCGCTCGCCCGGCGGCCGTGAAGTGGAAATGCGCCTGTCGACCATGCCGACCGCCTTCGGCGAGAAATGCGTGATGCGCATCTTCGACCCGGAAGCGGCCTTCAAGAGCATCGACCAGCTCGGCTTCAGCCCGCAGGAAGCGGCCGGCTGGACCGCCCTGGTCGAGCGCCCGCACGGCATCGTGCTGGTCACCGGCCCGACCGGTTCGGGCAAGACCACCACCCTGTATTCCACCCTGAAGCGGCTGGCCACGCCGGACGTCAACGTATGCACGGTGGAAGACCCGATCGAGATGATCGCGCCGGAATTCAACCAGATGCAGGTGCAGACCAACATCGACCTGGATTTCGCCAGCGGTGTGCGCACCTTGCTGCGGCAGGACCCGGACATCATCATGATCGGCGAGATCCGCGACCTGGAAACCGCGCAGATGGCCGTGCAGGCCTCGCTGACCGGCCACCTGGTGCTGTCCACCCTGCACACCAACGACGCGCCCTCGGCCATCACCCGCCTGCTCGACCTGGGCGTACCGCATTACCTGCTGTCATCCACCGTCAACGGCATCCTCGCCCAGCGCCTGGTGCGCACCCTGTGCCCGCACTGCAAGCAGCCGCACACCCTCGGCCGGGCCGATTGGGCAGTGCTGGCTGATAGCGAAGCTGCATATCCAGATGCCGCCACGCCCTGTCGGCCGGTCGGTTGCCTGGAGTGCCGGCGCACCGGATTCCTCGGCCGCATCGGGCTGTATGAGCTGCTGCCATTGGGCTCGCGCCTGCGCGGGTTGATCCGTGCGGACATGGATCTGGCCGGTTTCAACCGTGCCGCGCGTGCTGAAGGAGTGCGAACCCTGCGCCAGGCCGGGCTTGAAAAGGTGGCACAGGGGCTGACTACAATCGAGGAAGTCCTGTCCGTACTACCTCCCCCGGATGAATCCAGCGCCCTTCCTGATCCTTGAAACCGGCCGCCCCGTGCCGTCGTTGCGCCGCTACGGGCGCTTTCCGCACTGGATCCGGGTCGCCGCCGGCCTGGAAGAACACGAGACCGTCGTGGTCGACGTCGAGCATGGTGCCGACCTGCCCGACCCCCGCCAGTTCGCCGGCGTGCTGGTAACCGGCTCGGCCGCCTTCGTCACCGACCACGCCGAATGGAGCGAACGCAGTGCCACCTGGCTGCGGCAGACCGCGCACGACGACGTGCCGGTGTTCGGCATCTGCTACGGCCACCAGCTGCTGGCACACGCGCTGGGCGGCGAAGTGGCCTACAACCCCGCCGGGCGCGAATCGGGAACGATTGAGCTGGCACTGGACCCGCAGGCCGCGCAGGACCCGTTGTTCCAGGGCCTGCCGAGCCACTTCGCGGCCCACGCCACCCATCTGCAGACCGTGCTGCGCGTACCCGAAGGTGCCGCCGTGCTGGCGCGCTCGCCGCTGGATGGCTGCCATGCCTTCCGCTGGGGCCGCCAAGCCTGGGGCGTGCAGTTCCATCCGGAATTCGCCACCCACCACATGCGTGGCTACGTGCGCGCACGCGCCGACTGCATCGGCCGTCATGGCGGTTGCGCGCGCAGTATCGAGCGCGCGGTCAGCGCCGCGCCGCTGGCGCGCCAGCTGTTGCGGCGCTTTGTCCGCCAGGCCCGGCTGTCTTCAGCCCAGCCGGTGGCAAAACAGGGATAATCGGCGGCACGGGCACACCGCCCGGCCCCTCCTGTCCCTCCCCGGATGTCCATGAAAGAGATTCGCAAGCTGCCAGCCTCGGCGGGCGCCCAGTGGTTGCTGGATACGTTCTCGCTGTATCGGCGTGCGCCGCTGCAGCTGGCCCGGATCGGCCTGACCTGGCTGCTGGTGAACTGGGTGGTCACCCTGCTGGGGACGATGCTGCCCGGCACCGCCGGCCTGGCCCTGCAGATGATGACGCTGGTGATTTCACCGGTGATGTTCGGCGGCATGCTGTACGCCATGGGTGAGATCGACCAGGGTCGTCCCGGCCTGGCCACCCATCTGCTGCAGCCGATCCGCGACCGTCGTGTCAGCCACCTGCTGGTGCCGCTGGCAATCCAGGTGCTGGCCGTGCTGCTGCTGGGCGCGCTGCTGTACCTGATGATCGGCCGCGAGGGCTTCACCGCCTTCAGCGACACCATGACCAAGATGCAGGAACTCGGCCGCAGCGGGCAGCAGATCAGTCCGGAAACCGCCGCCGAACTGGTCGCCAACCTGCCCGCGCAGCGCATCGCGCTGTGGATGCTGCTGGTGTTCTGCACCGCCGTGGCGCTGACCCTGGCGATGTTCACCCAGCCGGCACTGGTGGTGTTCGACCGCCAGAGCGGCATGCACGCGCTGCGCCTGAGCCTACAGGGCTGCATCGAGAACATCGGCGCCACCGCCGTGTTCACCGTGCTCGGCCTGATCGCCGCGTTCTGCGTCTATGTGCTGTTCGTGATCGTGGTCCAGCTCGGCATGCTGCTGGGCGGCCCGCTGGCGGCGGCCTTCATCGCGCAGCTGGTGTTCACCACGGTGCTGATGCCGCTGTATGTCGGCGCCGTCTATGCGGCCTGGAAGCAGATGTTCGTGCATCGCGGCAGCCGCGGCGCACCGCCGGTGCCGCAGTCGCCGCCTGCCAACGACGTCTTCCACGCTTGAGCGGCGCTCAACGGTAGCGCCGGGCGATGCCCGGCGGATGGATGTCACCTCACCCCACGAACGCCGGGCATGGCCCGGCGCTACCGGGGATCAGGCCGCAGGCTTCTTGACCACCGAAGACGGCACCAGCCAGCGCGCGGCGTGGATGCCCAGCTCGTACAGCAGGCACATCGGGATCGCCAGCATCAGCTGCGACACCACGTCCGGCGGAGTCAGGATCGCAGCGAGC
This region includes:
- a CDS encoding glutamine amidotransferase, with protein sequence MNPAPFLILETGRPVPSLRRYGRFPHWIRVAAGLEEHETVVVDVEHGADLPDPRQFAGVLVTGSAAFVTDHAEWSERSATWLRQTAHDDVPVFGICYGHQLLAHALGGEVAYNPAGRESGTIELALDPQAAQDPLFQGLPSHFAAHATHLQTVLRVPEGAAVLARSPLDGCHAFRWGRQAWGVQFHPEFATHHMRGYVRARADCIGRHGGCARSIERAVSAAPLARQLLRRFVRQARLSSAQPVAKQG
- a CDS encoding GspE/PulE family protein yields the protein MEHRLPTGTPGEPGAAPLPPGRLQFEQVAAALLADGVVAAHERERIRFSAQGARNASEVHPLVLLSNLKLAASDGGDLNLERLTEWLAQRTGSRYLRIDPTRVDVASVTAVASHAYARRHRFLPLAVDGERVLVATSEPLAQEWLRDLQHLTRLRIELAVVNPLDLHRYTMEFFGVTRSVRGARGDVRGEANTTLPSFEQLVELGRTGDVNADDQHIVHIVDWLLQYAYEQRASDIHLEPRRDMGRMRFRIDGVLHKVFEVPPAVMTAVVSRIKVLGRMDLAERRRPQDGRIKTRSPGGREVEMRLSTMPTAFGEKCVMRIFDPEAAFKSIDQLGFSPQEAAGWTALVERPHGIVLVTGPTGSGKTTTLYSTLKRLATPDVNVCTVEDPIEMIAPEFNQMQVQTNIDLDFASGVRTLLRQDPDIIMIGEIRDLETAQMAVQASLTGHLVLSTLHTNDAPSAITRLLDLGVPHYLLSSTVNGILAQRLVRTLCPHCKQPHTLGRADWAVLADSEAAYPDAATPCRPVGCLECRRTGFLGRIGLYELLPLGSRLRGLIRADMDLAGFNRAARAEGVRTLRQAGLEKVAQGLTTIEEVLSVLPPPDESSALPDP
- a CDS encoding BPSS1780 family membrane protein, with amino-acid sequence MKEIRKLPASAGAQWLLDTFSLYRRAPLQLARIGLTWLLVNWVVTLLGTMLPGTAGLALQMMTLVISPVMFGGMLYAMGEIDQGRPGLATHLLQPIRDRRVSHLLVPLAIQVLAVLLLGALLYLMIGREGFTAFSDTMTKMQELGRSGQQISPETAAELVANLPAQRIALWMLLVFCTAVALTLAMFTQPALVVFDRQSGMHALRLSLQGCIENIGATAVFTVLGLIAAFCVYVLFVIVVQLGMLLGGPLAAAFIAQLVFTTVLMPLYVGAVYAAWKQMFVHRGSRGAPPVPQSPPANDVFHA